From a single Corynebacterium kroppenstedtii DSM 44385 genomic region:
- the tpiA gene encoding triose-phosphate isomerase: MARKPLIAGNWKMNLNHLEAISVVQKLAFALPKDYYDKVDVAVIPPFTDIRSVQTLVDGDKLRVTYGAQDISTHDSGAYTGEIAPSMLSKLGCSWVIVGHSERRDYHSETNEIVAAKTKKALDADMTPIVCVGESLDVREAGKHVSFVVDQVKESLAGLSKDEIAKSVIAYEPIWAIGTGKTASASDAQEVCHAIRGALAELTDEETASSIRILYGGSMKTGNVSELIAEQDIDGGLVGGASLDGEDFAKLSALAADGSV; this comes from the coding sequence ATGGCTCGTAAACCACTTATTGCTGGTAACTGGAAGATGAACCTCAACCACCTTGAGGCTATCTCCGTGGTACAGAAACTCGCTTTTGCACTCCCCAAGGACTACTACGACAAGGTTGATGTCGCGGTCATTCCTCCGTTTACCGACATTCGTTCGGTGCAGACTTTGGTGGATGGGGACAAGCTGCGCGTCACCTATGGCGCTCAGGACATCTCGACCCACGATTCCGGTGCGTACACCGGTGAAATCGCACCGTCGATGCTGTCCAAGTTGGGATGCTCCTGGGTTATCGTGGGCCACTCAGAGCGCCGCGACTACCACTCCGAGACCAACGAGATCGTTGCTGCGAAGACCAAGAAGGCTCTCGACGCCGATATGACCCCGATCGTTTGTGTCGGAGAGTCTCTGGACGTTCGCGAGGCAGGCAAGCACGTCTCCTTCGTCGTCGACCAGGTCAAGGAGTCACTTGCCGGGTTGAGCAAGGACGAAATCGCAAAGTCTGTTATCGCTTATGAACCCATCTGGGCGATCGGAACGGGTAAAACCGCATCGGCTTCGGATGCTCAGGAAGTGTGCCACGCTATTCGTGGTGCCCTCGCTGAGCTGACAGATGAGGAGACGGCATCGTCGATCCGCATCCTGTACGGAGGCTCCATGAAGACCGGCAATGTTTCCGAACTCATTGCGGAACAAGATATTGACGGCGGGCTTGTTGGTGGTGCTTCACTCGATGGTGAAGACTTCGCCAAGCTCTCTGCCCTCGCTGCCGACGGTAGCGTTTAA
- a CDS encoding phosphoglycerate kinase — translation MAVKKLADLLKEGVEGRHVLVRADLNVPLKDKVITDPGRIDASLPTIKALTEAGARVIVAAHLGRPKSPQDTQFSLAPVAEALSQRLDQYVALASDVSGEDAHERANGLNDGDVLLLENVRFDPREKSKNDAEREELASELAALTGDNGAFVSDGFGVVHRKQASVYDVAKKLPAYVGYLVEKELEQLSKCTDDPQHPYAVCLGGSKVSDKLGVIKALAPKVDTLIIGGGMCYTFLKAKGYGVGDSLLEESMIDECKNLLSEYSDKIVLPSDIVVGKEFDANTEHKTVSADGIEDGWMGLDTGAESIKTFGERLNGAKTIFWNGPVGVFEFEAFANGTKGLAEAIAEATKNGAFSVIGGGDSASAVRNLGFADEAFSHISTGGGASLELIEGKTLPGVAVLDR, via the coding sequence ATGGCAGTAAAGAAACTCGCTGATTTGCTCAAGGAAGGTGTCGAGGGACGTCACGTCCTCGTCCGCGCCGATCTCAATGTTCCGCTCAAGGACAAGGTCATTACCGACCCCGGTCGCATTGACGCATCCCTCCCGACGATCAAGGCTCTTACTGAGGCAGGAGCGCGCGTGATCGTTGCGGCTCACTTAGGACGGCCGAAGTCACCGCAGGACACCCAATTCTCATTGGCCCCTGTTGCTGAGGCTCTGTCCCAGCGCTTAGACCAGTACGTCGCACTGGCATCGGATGTTTCCGGCGAAGACGCACACGAACGTGCCAACGGCCTCAATGATGGCGACGTCCTGCTCCTCGAAAACGTTCGCTTCGATCCTCGTGAGAAGAGCAAAAACGACGCCGAGCGTGAGGAACTGGCCTCTGAGCTCGCAGCTCTGACGGGCGACAATGGTGCTTTCGTTTCGGACGGCTTCGGAGTTGTCCACCGTAAGCAAGCTTCCGTGTACGACGTCGCAAAGAAACTGCCGGCCTACGTCGGCTACCTCGTTGAGAAGGAGCTTGAGCAGCTCTCGAAGTGTACGGATGATCCTCAGCATCCTTACGCGGTCTGCCTCGGCGGATCGAAGGTTTCCGACAAGCTCGGAGTTATTAAAGCCCTCGCGCCGAAGGTTGACACCCTCATTATTGGTGGTGGGATGTGCTACACATTCCTCAAGGCTAAGGGCTACGGCGTCGGAGACTCCCTGCTCGAAGAGTCCATGATCGACGAGTGCAAGAACCTGCTCTCCGAATACTCGGACAAGATCGTCCTGCCATCGGACATCGTCGTCGGCAAGGAATTTGATGCGAACACCGAGCACAAGACGGTATCTGCCGACGGTATCGAAGACGGCTGGATGGGCCTGGATACTGGCGCAGAGTCGATTAAGACCTTCGGCGAGCGTCTGAACGGGGCCAAGACCATTTTCTGGAACGGTCCAGTGGGTGTGTTCGAGTTCGAAGCATTCGCTAATGGCACCAAGGGGCTCGCGGAGGCCATTGCAGAGGCGACCAAGAACGGAGCATTCTCCGTGATTGGTGGTGGCGATTCTGCTTCAGCCGTCCGCAACCTCGGTTTTGCTGACGAAGCGTTCTCCCACATCTCCACAGGTGGCGGAGCTTCACTGGAGCTCATCGAGGGTAAGACCCTTCCGGGTGTTGCTGTACTCGACCGCTAA